The DNA window GTAGGGGCCACTCGAGCGGCGCTTCTGTTCGTCTGCCTGTCCTCTGTCGTGTGCAGAATTTGCTCAAGATTGGCCACCAGGGCTCGTATCTCCGTCGGCGGTTGGTCCAATTGATCCACCATTCGACACTTGCTTTCCAGCGTATGAGATAACCGATTGAAGTCCGCCTGATCCACCTGATGCCGCATCCTGCGCAGTCCGTCCGCTTGGGTGTGAACCTCTTCTGGCTTGAAGCACCTCAGTGTCTGCAACAGACGTCGCACCTTGGGGCTGGAATAGCGCTCGATGGTCTGGCGTGAATCGTTGCCATTACCCAAATGGCGCTGGAATGCGTGTTCGCAGAGGGAGTGCAGTTGGATAAGGGCCGTACTCACTAGGCAGTAGAGCAAGTAGTGACGTTCGTGCGGCGTCTTTACCTTTAACTTCTCATTGCTTTGGTAAAAGTGATGGGCAGCTCGCTGCGTGCACCAAGGACCCATCTCGTGCAGCACGACCAGTAATGAGTTGATGACGTTCAGGGGGTCCACCTTGGGATCGGGTATATCTTTCAGTTCGTCCATAAACTGGTCTGTGCCATATATCTCGTAGGGATCGTAGCGGTGGTCCAATAAAAAGGACTTGTGAGTGTTGAGCACATCGGCAAGCACCAGGGACAGTTCGTCCATCTCGAAGGGGGCGCACTGTACGATGTATTCGTGCGGTCGGGAACAGTACCGCAACACGGTGACAATATCACTGGCCGTCTCGATCCGGCAAAGCACACTCTGCTCCAGGGTGGCCAGCATAGCGCTCAGTTGCTGCAGCTCACATCCGGCGCTGTGCAGCGGTCCAGCGAGTCCGAGAATCCGTGGTCTGTCCGCCGGTGGTGCTGTCATGATGTGATTCTCGAACAGAGGCCTTATCCTCTGATAAACGGCGCTGTCGTGACAATCTTCCAGCACAATCAGTTCGATGCTGCTCAGCAGCAGATCGCGAGTTTCGAGCAGATAAAAAAATCCCTCTGGCCGTAGGATGGAAACGTGATAGTCCGTCCAGCAATGATCAAAGGGAATCTGCATGTCCGGCTGCTCCTGCCACACCCGCAGGTCAGTCAAGTGGGTGAGCATCGTGTAGATGGAGCATGGCTCCGTGCTGGTGCCAACCTCGCAACTGAGATAGACACTGACACGACCATGTCGACGTGCTCGACGCGACAGCTCCTGGAGCAGCTTGAGGGCTATGAACTCCTTGGAACTGCGATGGCCCAGGCAGATAATCGTGTTCCGCTCGTAGGCGGAGGCCAGCAGCTCCACCTGAAAGTCGCGCGGCGTGAACACCGTGGTGTGCAGGTTGTTGTCGCACCAGTGGAACGCCATCGTGGCTGAGGGGATTCACAAAAACACCACTGCCTCTGCGTGATTTCTATCAGAAAATCGTCCAGAGCCGGCTACTAGCAGAATGACAGTGTGACCAGGGTTCGGAATACCCTTCGCAGTTCACTTCCTTGGTCACACTTCCAGGTGGCTTGAAAATAGATTGCGCcttgtatttatattttgtttatagcAAAAGTTGTTAAAATAACTTATGTATTTCCGGTGAACTATACAGCCCATGTGCACCTGGTAATCCTCTTCTTGACAACCATAATGCGGCGTTCCAAAGCTCCTTCCATGCGCCGCGCTGCAAAGCGAGGGAGTGAAGCAGCACCTTCCAAAGAGGAACCACAGTCACCCTGCTCCTGGCCCAAAAACAATCTACCGAGCGAATGGGGCACACCAGCGGGCACCCAAAGCCTGAGACCTCGAGAATTCAGGGCGAACGAGAATCCCCTTAAAGATAGCCGCATCTTCCATGTGCTCTGGCGTAATCAGACCACCAAAAAGCACAAAACGTGGACTGGCAACGGAACGCTGGTGGTCACCGGATCCGTAGTAACATTGAAGGATGACACCGGCAAGGTTGTGGACACCATGACTTACTTTAAGCAACAGCAACTCAAGGAGAACGATCAGCTAGAAGTGGGCAGCAAGGATGTCGAGGTACAGGAGGAGATTAAAACCGTGGAGGAATGCTTTACCCAGCGCCAGTTGGAAATAGCCAACTGGTGCCAGAAAATAGATGCCCAGAATGGTTGTGCAGACACATCGCCACCTCCTGCTGATAGTGCAACGTTTAGGTCTCATCTGCTCAAGAAGATCAAGCGCGAGGCGGATGCACTTGCTCCATCGCATTTGGAAATTAGCCAacataaagaaaaagaaaatgtatctTATGCAGCCCCCGATTCCAGCACTTCGATGGAGAAGATAATGTATGGACAAAACACTTTGAAGATAGAAAATCCTCCCAAGGAGTTCACCCAGTCGGAATATCTGTGTCTACTTACTCCAGCTGAATtgcagaaaaaaatattactcTTTGTTTCTGAATATGCACAAACTACCAAAACAGTAAGATAGATTCAGACCATTTACAACCATAAACAAATcaacaaatttatatttcagGGATCGTCTATGTTGAAgaaaattttccaaattgtctGTGATCATCCTGTGCTCCTAAAAACTTTGGGCAAGAATCCAGAGTTTAAAGAAATAATGGATGTACTGGACGCCATACTGCCGCCCTGGCCAAGCATGGGACTTTACGACTCCGCCAAGTTCGAGTTTCTACACGTGATGCTGGATCACTTAGTGGCGGAGCGAGGCGAGAAATGCTGCATCTTGGCAAACAGTGAGGATTGCCTCACCCTGGTCAGGGGATACTGCGAGAGTTATAGTTTAGACCATGCGCAGCTAGATGATCCCCAAAAAGTGAACTTATTTAATTCTCTTGCCGATGGAGAACCAATGGTTGGTTTGATTTTGACCAGTGACTTGTCGGCGCTTCGAGCTCTTCGCTGCAAGCATCTAATTATTTATAATCACAATGCCTGGGAGCATGCCAACCAACTGCTGACCGTTGGAGCAATGGACACCAAAATATACACACTCATCACAGCCGGAGGTTCTCCGGAGGAGTTGCAGTTCTATGGGCAAATGACTCGAAGTTCAGATGATTCTCTGGAGCTTGAGAATTACCGAAGCCAGCTTATACCGAGCGCAAGTAATGTGAGTACTTCGAATTCTTATCATAAGTAAACCACCTATTGCATTGATAACCTATAGGATCTGTCAGACTGGACCAAAAATGAGCCACCTTTTGACTGTGTTTTCTTTGAGGTGAGATTTTTATTACACTTTACCAACTTCAAATGCGTATATCCATGTGACTTTACAGGAAACTGCTATATCGGATAGCCTGGATTGTATTCAACTGGTTTATTCAAGAAAAGTGAGAGTAAAaacttaaacaaacaaaaccttAACTTCAACTTCAACTCAGGAATATAAAtggaaacaaaattattttgtttaactAAATGCTAAGCAGTTGAGTTAACCTGGAAGATTTGTCCTTTCTTTGGCCATAATTAGTTCTCACGTATTTCGCGCGAGCAACGTTTTGAGAATTTAGTCCAAACTTAAGAGCTCCTTCAGCTTTTCAATGCGAGTGGAGTAGCTATTTGTTTCCTCATCGAAAGTGATTTCGTTGCAGGTGATGACGGTTCCAATGGGATAATTTTTATCCAGCCATTTGATCTGGTCATCGGTGGGCTTCTCAGGCACACCTACGAAAAGCGAgtcatataaataatataattatccTTGGAGTGCCTACTTACCAATCAAATCCAGCTGTGTGGTCATTATTGGGTAGATAAACTGCGGCGGATAGGGACGTATGTCGGTGACATGGGTTGGCACTATGTTTCCGTAGTCAATGAACAAAATGCTGGGATAACCATCGCCTATTAACTCCACAGAGAGACCTCGACGCCATTTGCCTTCGTACTTAGCTATGCAAAGCTCATTTATCCTAAATAAAAGAGGAAGTTAGTCAAATGGGCAAAAGAAAGTAAAGAAAGTAACTTTACGACGGTGCGTAGATTGCGCACTTGGCAATCTTTTCGCCATACTCCTGTATGTCTCGCTGCATTTTGGTGACTTCGTAAGCCAAATCTATGGGGGTGCAGTAGATAAAGCCGCAGTTGAGGAATGTGTTGTCCATTACCACTACATTTATGTTCTTTCCAAAGTGCAAGGGAATGTATGGAAGGAACTGAAACCAAATAAATGCATTACAAATGACAActtggtgtttttttttaagttctGGCTTACGTCCTCTTTGTATCCCAGGTCCGACACAGACGGCTCCACGGGAGTTAGGATGGTCTTGAAAAGACGGTTGAGGCTCCTATTAATATCGATCTCGGTCATCACCACGACCTGCATGCCCTTGCTGATATCGTACTCACGGGACGAGTACTTGATATTGAAGATTAGGGACTGGTCGAGTTCGTACATGACTTCCCTTATGTTGGGGCCCACAAAGCGCCTGGGAACTCCGCGTAATTTAACGGCTACGGGATAGCAGGCCAAACCAGATAAATACGAACTGCATTCATACAGACTTTCTAGCTGCGTGACTTCAACACTTCCGAAATCAATGCACACTACATAGATATCCTTGGTATCATCCACGTTTAGCACCATGGCGCGCGACATATGTCCCTCGAACTTGTAGAGCACAATTTGTCCGCAGACTGGCGTACTTTGCAGTTTGGAGGCATCTTTGCCCAGCATCATTACCTCCGTGAGAACTGTGTAATACGCGATGTCAATCCGAATGTCCGCCGAGCGCACATAGACCACGTTAGTTTGCTCGAATGCAGTAATTCTCACTTTAGATCCGGACGGTGGCAAGCCGGGTTTGGGGTACTTCCGGCCCACCTTTTCGTCAAGGTTAAGTATCTCACCCTTGCCGCAAGCTTGCTTATGCTGCTCTGCCACATCGGCGAAACAGGAGGCATCGCAGATAGGCATTTTGCACAGCTTGCAGAAAGTGTCTGTCCAGTTTTGGCAAACCACGCACTTGCTGACGCCGTCTTCCAGCAGGCTTTTAGTTTTATCCTCTTTGGGGACAGCAACCGTTGACCTAAGTGGTGCAGAAACTATACTCGTTAGCTAATCAGGAGCAGGTGACCAGGTGGATATACTAACAAAGGAATCGTTCTGCCGGAACGAAAGTGCAGAACAACCTGCGGGATCCTGGTCTCATCCTTAAGCTTGTAGATATCATGGCGCTCCAGGGCGAACTCGTACTTGACATTGAGATAGCGTTGGCTGGGGTCGTTGGTGGCCAACAATGAACCGCTTTTGTAATCCTCTTTGGTGACCAGCGGTGGCCGGAAGAGCTCCGGATGCTTTTGTCCTCCGGTCGAGATGGGAACCTCTCTGTTGCGATTCACTGGCGTACGTTCGGTGGCCGAAATTGCTGGGCCCGGTGTTTGCATTGGCTCAGTGGAACTCACCGGATCGCTGGTGATTTCCCGCTCCTTTTGCGGGCGACCAGTGATGCACTTGATCAGGTTCGGGTAACGCTGCACCCGCTGTTGCGCCGTCTCCAAGGAACTGGAAAAAGGTTTATACGCTCGAATTATTGAATAACCTGCGAAAGTGATTAAAGAAACCCACGCGATATTTTCGAAGTAGACAAAGTAAACGCGTGACAAGCGGCGGAACTCCATCTCCTTGATGAGCGCCCGCCCAAAGAAGTTGATAAGCATCTTTTCGGTCACATAGGGACTGCTTTTCGGAACCACCAAGTATGGATACTTCGCCTGCCTGGTGGCACGTTGTTCCTTTTCGTCCTTGGGCGGCAGCGGGGCTTCCACGATCAGATTCTGGCCAGACTCGTTAGTGTAACGATTGCTCGCTTGGTCATAGTATTCCCTGGACATCGGATCGAATGCGGACCACTCATCCTGCGAGGATTCGGATTCCATTGCACCTGAGCTTTAAAATTTCACCTGAATTCGAATTGCAAGCGCGTGCTAGTGTGACCGTTTTCTATGCTGTTATGAGTATGTTGCTATTGCAACTGTTGTTGGAGTCAGCAAACGGTCACATTGGCACTAGTGAAAAAAAACGAAGCCGAttttaaatattgtaaacaatcttgttaaaacataataaaaaatGGTTAAAAACGAGCCCAACTTCGTGGTGGAGCGCATCATGGACAAGCGCATCACCAGCGAAGGCAAGGTGGAGTACTTCATCAAGTGGCGTGGATACACGTCGGCGGACAACACCTGGGAACCCGAGGAGAACTGCGATTGCCCGAATCTCATCCAGAAATTCGAGGAGTCTCGCGCCAAGTCCAAGAAGCGCGGCGAGAAGAAACCAAAGTGCGAGGAGATCCAGAAGCTGCGCGGCTACGAGCGCGGCCTGGAGCTGGCCGAGATCGTGGGCGCCACGGATGTGACGGGCGACATCAAGTATCTGGTGCGCTGGCAGTTCTGCGACGAGTTCGACTTGGTGCCATCGGCACAGATCGTGGAGAAGGATCCGAAAATGCTGATTGAATATTTCCAGAAGATGGCGCCTTACTCCCGTCACATTGCAATGCGAATGAAGGGCGTGCCGGAGGAGCTGCGTTTGGCGGCCTCGCGCACCAGTTATCCGCACACTAGCAGTGCGCCCGTCGAAGTGCCGCCGGAGGTGGATCAGGCCGCTGAGTTGGCTGGACATCTCGGTGGAATGGCGCCGCAGGTGGACCAGGTGCCGCAGCACCATCCGCCCATGGATATAGCCGACGATACCGACAATTTGGCCAGCGTTTCGTACTCGATTCCAGTGCCCGGCGTTGGCGACATTGCCATCGATGTGCCCATGGCGGAAAATCAATAAGGACTCAAGCAGAATCGACTGTTCAGTGTTTAATCTTAGCCCCTAAGTTTAATTCGTACATATGTAAAGCTATCTGAAACCACTGGGTTCGTCCAGATTTATGTGACCCAACTGGCCGGAGCGAAAGAAGTGAATGAACTTTCGCGCGGCCGCCAATAAATTTGTCATCACCTCCACGCGTCCGTCGTACTGCTTGACCTTGTGGAACAGCTCCTCCCGATGAGCGTACTCCGCCAGCACGGCGCTGATGTCGTCACTGGGTCCGGAGCTGAGCTTTAGCATCTCAACGTAGTCGTATTTGCGGTGGGTATTCAGCCAGTACAGCAGGTAGTCGGCTATCAGATCCTCGCCCACAATGTGATCGGGAAGGCAGCCCACCAGGGCCAGCTTCATGCCCATTTCATCATCCTTAATGGAGGGCTGGAGGATACCGGGTGTGTCGATCATGTAAACAGGCGGATTCTCTTGGATTTTGATGCGTTCGCCGACGGATCGAGTTATACCCGCCTCGGCTCCCACGCGTGCGGCGCTCTTCTTCTTGAGATGCACATTCCGCAGCACATTGATCACGGAACTCTTGCCCACATTGGGCACGCCGATGATCATCAGATTGTGCTCGGCAGCTTGGGTGCGATTGAAGCGACTGCTCTCGCCCACGAGGCGCGTGGCCAGGGGCAGGATGTCCAGCACGCCGTTGTTGCGCTGATCCTTGCAGTTGGTGAACAGGATATGCTGCAGTTCGGGCTGCTGCCTCCTCAGGTGCTGGAGCACGCCCTTCTGCTGTTTGGCGCCCAGCAGATCGACTTTGTTCAGCACCAGGATATGCGGTTTAACGCCACTTCCTGGGGAATATATCCGTATTAGGTGGTAGCTTATGTTTGTAAACGTACTCACCGGTGATTGTGTCAAAGAACTGGGAGTTTCTGCCCGCCAATGGGATGCGTGCATCGTGAATCTCGACTATGCAGTCTACATTTCGTAGTTTTTGCTGAATTTGACGCATACCCTTGGTCATGTGGCCGGGAAACCAGTTGATGCGTTGCTTGGACGGCAGCCGGAAGGCATTGCGGAATGGATTCAGCTGCGCTGCCATGATGCGGAATCCATTTAATGCTAGCGAATCCAAATCAAAACTTtaaaacagctgttggccagtGACGTAACAATTGACCCATGGCTCGTGTGGTCACACTAGTGGGAAGTTCGCTGTTGGGTGTGGTAGCACTGGCTGattcaaatttgaatttaaaattaattttacagattTTAAAAAGATTTAAGCACTTTATTTTGTACACAACTAAGATTGAAAATACTGAGTTTCTTGTCCGCGATACAGCTGCACAGCTTTCTTGTTGGATACCTCCAGAAGTCCCGGCTCCCGTTGCACTTTATAAGTGAGCAACATTGCGTATTCCTGGAGCATCTTACTCCAATAGCACTGCACATCCTCCATTCGGAGGTGGAGCCAAACGAACTGCTGTCCCCGTTCCGCAATCTCCTCCGCCAGATCGTCGTGCTCGCGCAGATATAGAATCAACTCGGCCAGCTCCTCCACGTCGGCGTCGCTGGCCACGGGAACGTAGTGCACCCAGGGCTTCAGTTGGCTGTAGAAGAACTCCTGCCACTGGTCGCCCACATGGAGCACCAGCGAGCGGCAGAGTAGTATGTGCCGCAGCCGGAAACTGGCGGCCACACCGCGGAAATTGAACAGATACTTGTATTGGCAGTGCTCGATCAGAGGCATCGTCTCGACGGGATCGGCGTCCGTCGCTAGCATCGTGTACTGGGCATCAACCAGGTCTGGCCGCCTTTGGGAGAGCCTGACTAGATTATCGCGTTCTGGCGAGGATCGTGAGCCCGTAAAGAAACCAATAGCGCGCTTGGCATTCCACGGCGTCTCCGACGCCCTTGCCACCAAATGTTTCCGCATCCAGTCCCAGCGACCCACACCGTGGGGATAGTGCTGCAGGATGGGACCCGTGTTGGTCCAAAACGACCATGCTGGGTACATGATGTCCAGGTGGCGATCCGTGATGGAGTAGGATAAGACCGGACCACTTAGACCGGACAGGAAGTGCACCTGCGGCCAGTCGCGCACATTGAGAACGAACTCCAGGTCTGGCACACCACTGGCCATGTCCAAGAGCAGATCCTCCACGTCGGCACACCGCTTGGGATGCAGGCACTTCTGCTGACGATAGATGCGTCCGCGGATTATCTGGTAAAAAGTGCCCAACCGTTTGGATTGCGCCATCATCTCAGGTGTAATGCCCTTGTCCACATACGGTTCCAAATTCTTTTGAATGGTCGCCACATAGCAGAGGCATTTCGGATCACCGAGTTCGCAGGGTCGATAAATCGCCAGGGCATGCAGGATGTGCGGCACAAAGTCGTAGCTGGCTGAAGGATACAAATCTTAAAAAGGATACTTCAAAAGTTATATGTTCTATATAGCTAACTATTTGTGTTCGGTTTGTGTTCGATGGCAGCGCATTTGTCCTTGGAGCACGAAACACAAGTGCAGGAGAGGATTAGGGCTCCAACTAAAAGAGATATCCTTGGCTGCgtcataattaaaatttaaagagaatctacatatttcttccaaatatattttaaactttGAGTCTTAAAACAAATAGCTTTCGATTGTTATAAAGATTGTAAAAATGCTATCTAAAAATAGGAATATATTCGAGTTGTTCTCCAAATCTTGGACATCAAAACTGCATGGAATGCGGACAGAGAGATTCACGCTGCTCTAAGCAACTTAATACAAAATGAGAAGTGAGAGAGCTTCCTCATCGCTACAGCTCATCCTTTTTGGGCCCTATGTAAATTAGTTGATCCTCCGGCTTAACCTCGTATTGCAGCAGCTTCACATATCGCTTGAGCAGCTTGCGCCAGTAGCACTTGATGTCCTTCATGCGCAGATGCTCCCAGATGAAGTCGTATCCACGCTGGGCGATCTCCTGGGCCAGCGCATCGTTTTTCTTGAAGAATGACAAGATGTGCTCATACTCCTGCTGACTGGGGTAGCTCTTGAGCGGCACATAGTGCACCCAGGGCTTCAGTTGGTCGTAGAAGAACTCCTGCCACTCGTCGCCCACATGGAAGACCAGCGACTTGCAGAGGAACAAGTGCTTCAGCCGAAAACTGGCAGCCACACCGCGGAAATTGAACAAGTACTTGTACTTGCAGTGGTCCTCGAAGGAGACCTCATCAGCGGCCGGTGCGTCCAGTGTATCCTTGGGCGACTTCCAGCCCTGATTTTTGGTGTATTGAGCCTCGACTAGCTCCGGATTGCGACGCGAGAGCAGAATCAGAGAATCACGTTCGTCCGAGGTGCGTGAACCTCGAAAGAAACCCAGACTGCGTTTCTGTGACCACGGAATAGCTGCCGCCCGCTTCTCCAGCTTCTCGCGCATCTGATCCCAGCGTCCAATGCCACGAGGATGCAGCTTGGTGGCCGGTCCTCCCGCCCAGAATGTCCACGCTGGGTACATGATGTCGCGGTACTCCTTTGTCTTGGAGAACGAGAACACGGGACCACCAGCCGCGTTGCCCCACGCCGCATTCAGCTGCGGATAGTCCCTGGTATTGATGACCAAGTCCATGTCGGGCAGCGTCGCCACCAGCGGCAGCAAGAAGTGCTCAATGCCCTCGCAGCGGGCTGGGAACATGCAGTTGGCATCCCGGTACAGGCGATGTCCGTAGATCTTGTATTTGGTGCCGTACCGCGCCGAACTCTCGATCATCTGCCGGGTGACACCTGTTGACTTGTAGGGCGCGAGATCCCGCTTCAGAACATCCGCGTGGCAGGAGCAGTCGCTGTCCTGGGGATCACTGCTGCACGGCTTGTAGTCGGCGTTAGCTTTCTCGATCTGGCGACGTATCTTGAAGCTAACtaaattaattgattaattaattaatggaAGCCGGCAACAAGTTGCTTACATTCATCCTCATTTATTTGCTCGGATTCATTTTGTGCACAGGATTTTTGATCGGCACTGCAAAGTCCGTCATCTTCTGCACCTCCTGTTCCTACCAAACTAATTAATAATACGAAtattaaatgatttattaGCATTTCTTTGGATGTAAACAAATTTGTTGGCGTTTGATTGCGGCGTCAGCAATAGGGTTGCCATATCAATTGAAACTATCGATATTGCAGAAACGCTTTTAAGGAAAGATGTTTTAAAGTTCAATGAAATGTCTACAAATTATggagaaaataaaatactttCTGCCATTTAGCTGCATATAACGTAATAATAATGTTTTTAATAACTTTCATTTCGTGGCAACCCTGGCAGCAAAGCAGTGATTGAACTGTTACTTTATTAGGCATACCATGTCACTGTATTGCCAGGCAAAGCCCTGCAGTAGTAACCATCATTTTGCATGACCAACCATGTGATGGCCACCCTAAGCGAGTAACTGTTCGCTGAGTTTTACTTTCGATGCGGTGTGCACACACTGGCCGCTCCAACCATTATAAGAAAACCAACAAGAAACGTCGAAAGTTTTCTCCGTGTTAAATCCAGCCAATAGCCAAATTACAAACGAAAACGAcgatttgcaatttgcaaattaTGCGTGCGGCACCCAGTGCAATCGAAACCACGTAAACCCAACGAACGCGAGTGTTTTAGACCACCTGCAACCTGAAACAACCACCATTGTACATAATTTACACGAACAATTTtgcaacgacaacaacaaaggacGCCGCGCTGAAAGAGAGAAGTTGACATAActgcaaaaagtaaattgtgttTAACAGTGGTGGGCAACTAAATAAAGCCCGGATTGTAATATTGGCAACGAAAAATCGTAGTGGGAGTGGCCCAATTGCGAATATGATGTTGTTTTGTTGAGACAATTGCCAAAAAGCCACCAAAACTTCAACTAAAAAAggtaatacatatgtatttttatttatttgcaagtGTAgtctgtatgtgtgcgtgtgtgtgtgggcgtaCTACGAATAACAGTTAATTGAGCACTCATCGATTTTTTAGCCCCTTTATTGTGGCTCGTAAAAAAGGCAACTTAAATTCATTTCACCTCACGATCCGATCGCCagataaaatacaaaaaatagaaaaaaaaatgaaaaaaaaaatggaaaaaaaaaactgttggAAATGTTGCCAGCCATCGTCATTAAGTTGATTTGCTACCGCCGCCGATGCTGCGATTTAATTTACCTGGCATTTGGCTTGCTTTCGAGAGCTCCAGTTTCCCATTCCGCCGCATTCCACCTGGGCTTTTCGTTTCTCGACTTTGATTTTCGTTTCCCATCCAGCGGCCGATTTTCCTGCTCgccgacaaaaaaaaaatcgtatcGCTTTCGTTTTCACATTGGAcgggctttttgtttttggtccGCGACCTAGGGTCGCATTGCCCCGCCCCTCCTGCGCCCGCCCGCCCGCCCATCAAAGCACCTGACTAATTAGTGTTGAGTTATTAACTTGATAATTATCGCTAGCCACGAGCGAGGTGCACCACTGGAGTTCTGGAGTGCAGGCCAACTTCCGCAACTCTAAACATCTCTTGAGATCAGTTGcctattttccattttaatgGCTTACTGTAAATCTTATTGTACAACATGGATAAGAGTATGTTAGAGTATGTTGGAATAATGTAGTGGATATAGGGGAATAGTATGATATCTTAATCAGATTTAACATCATGTTGTTGGTGAAATTGAACGGAAGTTGAACTGTATCTGTGCCTTGCAGTGACTAAGAAATAACTTGGCTATCTTTGAGCTCTTTTCGTTAAACTCGTTTGGAACACCATATCGAAATACTGAAAacgttaaataaaaaaaagaaacaaacacaGTAATTTGAGCTTGGCGGTGACTAAAGCTTCGCTTTGTTTATGGAAATATATGTGGTCATAATCAAGCTTTTGGAACCGAAGTCACACGTAAATCTTCTCTGCGCATTCAGACGTATCGATGCGTTTGGGAGCCCCTCCGACTAGAGTTTCCAATCAATGGTTCTTGGgagaaaaacttaaaatcatttgcatttcggtGGCGTGGCGACCCTCGCCTTCTAATGTCTCGATTGATTTCCATTTTGGGCAACCTTTCTCGTTTGTGTAATGCCGGA is part of the Drosophila sechellia strain sech25 chromosome 3R, ASM438219v1, whole genome shotgun sequence genome and encodes:
- the LOC6607495 gene encoding O-glucosyltransferase rumi — translated: MLINHLIFVLLISLVGTGGAEDDGLCSADQKSCAQNESEQINEDEFSFKIRRQIEKANADYKPCSSDPQDSDCSCHADVLKRDLAPYKSTGVTRQMIESSARYGTKYKIYGHRLYRDANCMFPARCEGIEHFLLPLVATLPDMDLVINTRDYPQLNAAWGNAAGGPVFSFSKTKEYRDIMYPAWTFWAGGPATKLHPRGIGRWDQMREKLEKRAAAIPWSQKRSLGFFRGSRTSDERDSLILLSRRNPELVEAQYTKNQGWKSPKDTLDAPAADEVSFEDHCKYKYLFNFRGVAASFRLKHLFLCKSLVFHVGDEWQEFFYDQLKPWVHYVPLKSYPSQQEYEHILSFFKKNDALAQEIAQRGYDFIWEHLRMKDIKCYWRKLLKRYVKLLQYEVKPEDQLIYIGPKKDEL